One window from the genome of Aptenodytes patagonicus chromosome 4, bAptPat1.pri.cur, whole genome shotgun sequence encodes:
- the GC gene encoding vitamin D-binding protein, whose product MGFPVPLFGRRRETNPDMKAALALLLLLATARAEHRGKAYVRDKVCQEFQALGKEDFRTLTIIANSRKFSNATFEEISHLVHEIVSLAETCCVEGADPSCYDVGSSALSAKSCGAGSPFPAHPGTAGCCAQEGLEQKLCLAALRHPPQQLPRYLQPSNEELCQAFKKDPKDFADRFLHEYASSYGQAPLPVLLGSTRTFLSMVSTCCISPAPTSCFLKEKLERKTLSLLTLLSNRVCSRFTAYGKEKVTFSYLASLAQKMPGASFEDLFPLAEDAAEVFSQCCDSVAEDCMQKKLSEHTAKACGALVARDERFADCCNGKNLMQSYFCILALPPAPAPRLPEAQKPTNEQLCGEEGARHAKRYLFELARRHTTVPDAFLGKLYDASEKVRVECCSAKDSSACLDSKRQQMGEELHPFLEKANQLCGQYTKLNFLDFKKRLRESLMQTMPKASPELLGQLVEQRADFASTCCPPNSPPLYCAAKVSSELGEMCHGGSCLLG is encoded by the exons ATGGGTTTCCCAGTGCCGCTTtttggcaggaggagggaaaccAACCCTGACATGAAGGCAGCTCTcgccctgctgctgcttttagccACCGCACGTGCCGAGCACCGAG GTAAAGCTTATGTCCGGGACAAAGTCTGCCAGGAGTTCCAGGCCCTGGGGAAGGAGGACTTCCGAACCCT GACCATTATCGCCAACAGCAGGAAATTCTCCAATGCCACCTTCGAGGAGATCAGCCACCTCGTCCACGAAATCGTCTCCCTGGCTGAAACCTGCTGCGTCGAAGGTGCCGACCCCTCCTGCTACGATGTCGGG TCCTCAGCTCTGTCGGCCAAATCCTGCGGGGCAGGCTCGCCCTTCCCGGCCCACCCCGGCACGGCCGGCTGCTGCGCCCAGGAGGGGCTGGAGCAGAAGCTGTGCCTGGCCGCCCTGCGGCACCCGCCCCAGCAGCTGCCCCGCTACCTCCAGCCCTCCAACGAAGAGCTCTGCCAGGCCTTCAAGAAGGACCCTAAGGACTTTGCAGACAG GTTTCTGCACGAGTACGCCAGCAGCTACGGCCAGGCGCCCCTGCCCGTGCTCCTGGGCTCCACCAGGACCTTCCTCTCCATGGTTTCCACTTGCTGCATCTCCCCCGCGCCCACCTCCTGCTTCCTGAAGGAG AAACTTGAAAGGAAAACCCTCTCCCTCCTCACCCTGTTGTCAAACCGGGTTTGCTCCCGCTTCACGGCGTACGGGAAGGAGAAAGTCACCTTCAG CTACCTCGCCTCGCTTGCTCAGAAGATGCCCGGTGCTTCCTTCGAGGACCTTTTCCCCCTGGCAGAAGACGCTGCCGAGGTGTTTTCCCAGTGCTGTGACTCGGTGGCCGAGGACTGCATGCAGAAGAAG TTATCGGAGCACACGGCCAAAGCCTGCGGCGCGCTGGTGGCCCGAGATGAGAGGTTTGCTGACTGCTGCAATGGGAAAAACCTCATGCAGAGCTATTTCTGCATCTTGGCCTTGCCACCGGCGCCTGCCCCCAGACTGCCGGAGGCGCAGAAGCCGACGAACGAGCAGCTGTGCGGCGAGGAGGGGGCTCGCCATGCCAAGAG GTACCTGTTTGAGCTGGCGCGGAGGCACACCACCGTCCCCGACGCCTTCCTCGGCAAGCTATATGACGCCTCCGAAAAAGTCAGGGTGGAGTGCTGCTCTGCCAAGGACTCCTCCGCCTGCCTGGACAGCAAG CGCCAGCAGATGGGAGAAGAGCTGCACCCCTTCCTGGAAAAGGCCAACCAGCTCTGCGGGCAGTACACCAAGTTAAATTTCCTCGACTTCAAGAAGAG GCTGCGGGAGAGCTTGATGCAGACGATGCCAAAGGCCAGCCCcgagctgctggggcagctggtGGAGCAGCGAGCCGACTTCGCCTCCACCTGCTGCCCCCCCAACTCGCCCCCCCTCTACTGCGCCGCCAAG GTGAGCTCGGAGCTGGGAGAGATGTGCCATGGGGGCTCCTGCCTGCTCGGCTAG